From Pararhizobium sp. A13:
CGCACCTGGCTTGATCCGGATGGTGACGGAAAGGCGAAGGTCGGGGATCCCCGTCGCGCGTTGGAGGCCTACTTGGCAATGCCGTGCGCTTCCGCATGCCCCTCGATGGCCCTCCAAGGGTCATGGCGGCGGGCGAAGGTCTCGAAACGATGCTGTCGCTATCGCATGTGCTGCCCTGCATGCCGATGATCGCGGCGCTCACCGCTAAACATCTCGCCGCCTTCCGGCTTCCAGCCGGATGCATGAGCCTTTATATCGACGCCGACGCCGATGCCGCAGGCCGCCACGGAACTGAAGGATTGAGTCGCCGGGCCTAGGCGCTCGGGATCCTGCCGCTTGTGCTTGCCCCCGAGCTTGGCGACTTCAACGAGGATCTGCGGAGGCTGGCCCCGGACCGCATGACGGCACGGCTTCGCGAGCAGTTCGCTCCTGAAGACGCGATGACGCTTCTGCCCGCATGATATGGTGGGCATCACGGGCGAGTGGCGAGATCGGCGGCCGTGCGGGAACGCGGGTCCTCGGCGCTGTCCTTCCCGGTGGGGCGCCCGCGGGCCTGCCGAGAGGCGACCCTTACCACGTGCGATCCGAGCCTTCAGCGGGTCAATCAGGTTTCTTCCCCTGTCCGGTCCTTTATGTGCATCGGCTGTTCCGAAAACCGGTTCCCACTTTTCGAGCCGATGCGAGGGCCGGCCATTCCTCGCGGTTCAAGAAACCCTCCTTCCGCCGCCCGGCGCTGCGCTGGTCCGCTGCGCGTTGCTTGCGGTTCCGGCCCGGCTCCCACGTGATCGGGATCGCCGTCAGGCCGCGAGAGGCGCGGCCGCAACCGGATGGAGATCACCATGAACCTTCCCCTCGATGACGGCCATGAGCCCCACCACGCTTCCTCGCCGACCGACCGCTTCATCTACGAGATGCAGATCTATGGCTATCGCCCCTTCCAGGACGAGCCCGACCCGCGGCCGCTTCCCGAAGAACCGGCTGTCCAGGCGTCGTTGACCACGATCTTCGAAGCCCTGCTTGAAATGCTCGGTGAAACGCGGTTGGAACCCGATCTCGAAGATCTGTTGTGGTCGACCGTCAACCTCTTCCATCGCGCCGGCGAGCGCATCCAGCGCGAACTGCAACGCAACGAGGATGCACAGCGCACCGGACAGCGCGAGCAGGATGGCTCGGAGGTCAAGAGCGTCGAGCTGGAACGCCATATTGCCGAAGGCATCACGCTTCTGGAGCGCCGCAACAGTTTCGAGTTCATGCGCGACTTCGCCGCCGATCTGTTCGAGGCCCAGGTCGGCTCGGCCTGGCGTCCGCGCACCGGCTCCAAGGTCAGCCATGCCAACATGACGGCGGCGATGATCGACAGCCGCGACTTCCTGTCCGCGCGCCGCCACGCCGAGACGGAGGTGCTGATCCCTGCTGGCACCAAGATCGCCTTCTCGGGTGGCTTGGACTACGATGATCATGACGCGATCTGGAACGTGCTCGATCGGGCCCACACGAAATTCACTGATATGATCCTGCTGCACGGCGGCTCTCCAAAGGGTGCCGAGCGCATCGCCGCCTGCTGGGCCGAATCCCGCAAGGTGACCCAGATCAGCTTCAAGCCGAACTGGAAGAAACACGCCAAAGCCGCCCCGTTCCGCCGCAACGACGATATGCTCTCTGTGATGCCGGCTGGCGTCGTCGTCTTTCCGGGCTCCGGCATTACCGGCAATCTGGCCGACAAGGCCCGCCGGCTCGGTATTCCGGTGTGGCGCTTTGGTGAAAACGGCGTGTAGCAGAACTGTGTCACAACGCCATGCGGAGTTTTCCGCATGGCGTTTTTTCGGCAGATGGTTCGATTGCCTCGACTTTGCCCTTGGCGATCCATCCTGTTCATTCGCGGCATGTTCGCATGCCTAATGTGCAGATGGGGGATGCAGTCTCGTATCGAGAGCGAAGGCTTCCTGGAACTTAAGCGCATATGCACCGGCCGCCCCACTCGCCACGAAGATGAGGTTCCAGCTATGCGGCGACACTGCGCTCGGTATCGCTACAAAGCGGTGTTGCCGCAGGAGATCGTCCCCGAAGGCCTGTTGCCCTGCACCCGGTATGCCGGGGCGCAGCCAGTTCGGATTGGGCACGCTTGCCGGATCGACGATATGTATGCCAGACGTGTCGGTGATGATCGCGGCTGTCAGCATGTGAGGAACGGTGTCGAGGGCACGAAAACCTTTGTGCACAGCGACTTCGAGAACGGCCATCGCGGGGTCGATCGAGCAATAGACCGCTCGCACGCCCTTGCTGTTCCAACGGCCACCTACCCGATAGGCACCCTCACCACTGTCCCATGTCGAAGCATAGTTGGCCTGATCGAGCCGCCAAGCGATGAGCTCGGAGCCGCCTAGTGCTATCGGCAGAGGTGTCATGCATAGACGCCGTATTCAAGTCGCTCAAGATAGTCTTCGACCAGTTCGACGCCGGCGGGCGTGCCCAACAGATCGATCGGACGGCGCTGATCGAGGCCGATCGCCGGACGCTCCAGCCATTGCTCGGCTTCCGCCTGCGTTCCGAGGACGTCCGTCGCCTTTGCCAGGATCTCCGCGAACTTCCATGCCCGTCCGCTCTGCTCCTGGCTGAGGGGTTTCGATGGAGCCTCCTTGCGGCGCTGCCAGGTCCGCAGGCTCATGCCGACGGCCTTCTCGAGGGATTCGGTCTTGCCGATGAAGACCAACTGCCCGACGAGGTGATCGAGCGCTGAGGCCGGCAAACCGCTCAGAAGCAGTTCGTGCGCGTCGAGCGTGCTGGTCAGCTGGCGCGAGAGAAAACGAGAGCCGCCGAGGAGCGCCGCCACTTTCTGTAGCCCGCCGCCGCTCACTTCCGTAAAGACTTTATCCGCCGCTGCCATGCGCACCTCCTGTGTCACTTGTCGCTTTAGATATGACAGTTGACGCGGTGCTTTTCAAGTCTTGTCGATCCCAGAGGTAGATCGATGCTTGATCTGTCGTCTGCTCAGCGAGAACCGTGCGTGGTCTCCCACGACCTGGCGGCACTCGGCTGGCCATGCGGCTCTTGTCTCCGGCTTCCGGCTGCTTCGAAACCATTCCCTTGTCCATGTCGCCTTTCTAAGGGACCGGCCGCCATCAGCGTCAACCCGCAAGGGGTTCCCCTTCGCTTGCGCTTCGGTGACGCCTGCGCTCGGCCCCTTCTTCGGGCGCCATCGGGAAATGGTCCCGAGCAACCGAAGGAGCAAGTCACATGGCCACCACGATCGCAACCCTCACGCAGAAGACAGACGGCAGCCTCGAAGGCGTCTTCGCCACCATCCGGGTTAACGCCCCGATCGCCATCATCCCGAACGCCAACAAGGCGAGCGAGGAAGCCCCGGACTACCGCATCATCCACCGCAAGACCGGCTTCGAGATCGGCGCGGGCTGGAACCGCATCGCCCGCCAGACAGGCGAGGAATACCTCTCCGTCAAGCTGGAGGCGCCGGAGATCGGCGTGATCTTTGGCAACCTCGCGCCCGCCCCCGGCGGTGAGCCGAACCGCAAGGTCATTCTCTGGAACAACCCCGCCTGAGCCGCACAGCAGCCGGTCCCGGAAACGGGGCCGGCACCCAAGCGAACCGCCTAACAAGGACCAAACGATGCCGGAAGTTCTCAACGCCCGTAACGTCGGCCGCCAGTTAAGCCCGTCCCGCCGCTACATTGGCAGACCGGACATATCCGGCAATCCGTTCGTCATCGGGCGCGACGGAAACCGAACCGAGGTCGTCCGGATACACGCAGAATGAATCGTCCGACAGCCGCATCTCATGGCGAAGTTGCCGGATCTGGCAGGAAAGGACCTTGTCTGCTGGTGCACGCCGCTGCGGTGCCACGGTGACGTATTGCTGGATCTGGTTCAGCGGTATGTCTGCGACTGATCGCCAACCCGCAAACGGGTATCGAACCCGTTTGCGGGTTTCGGGGTGCCACACGAGAGGGGGCTGTCTGCTCAGTTCGGCTGAGTCTGCCATGAGGGGACCAACGCCTCAAGGCCGCGCGGCCCCTCCAATTTTTCCTGCGCTGCGTTTCACTCCGCTCCGGAAAAATCGGTTCCTCCGCACGCCGGCTCCGCCGGTCGCGTTCCGCGAGCCTTGACCCCTTGATACGCTCATGACCGCCGGCGGCATCTTTCACGTCAACACGGAGATGACGACGATGACCACCGAACAGATTATCGAATTCGAACGCCAGATCGAAGAATTGCGCGCCGAGATTTCCGCCTGCATCGATCCGGAAGAACGGCGGCAGATCGAATCCGAGCTTCGGGCCATTCGTGCCGAACTGGTCGCGGAAAACCGGGAGGAGCTGCCGTAACCGGCAGCCTTTCCGATCCCGTAGCCCTTGTGTCCGGATCGACCGGACAGAAGGGCTGGTGAAAGAGCAGCCACCGCTCTCCAGCTAAATCAGGAAATGCAGACCCACGAGCGCGGGACATTTCTTCTGACGCCCGATTAAATTCGAAATCCGCTTCATCATCGAGGACGTGGTCTTCGACCAGAACCAGGCTGGGACATCCCGATTCCGGCGCTGCTCAAGTTTTCTAAGCCTTCCAGGATGCTCGTGATTTGACTCTCGCGAACGGATCAGTCTGGCAGGTCCTTGTTCCCTCAGACATGCCAATAGGAGCGTCGGCGTGATGCGACAATCAGCAGGGGGACAATGGCCTGGCAACGAGGAGGCCCATCAATGGCAGCTGGATCTTCTGCTACAGACAGCGACGACGACGCCGACAGCGAAAGCTTTGCTGTCCGCATGCTTCTGTCTCTGGCGAGGGTCCCGTTCGCCATTCTTCGTGGAACCATCCTCGCGATAGTTTATAGCGTCTGGTATCTGGCCTTCTACGTGCTGTGCATGTTTCGTCCGTTCACCGGATTGATGGTGCTGGCGGCGATCGTCACGGTGCCGATGACGATTATGGTCTTCGCGCATCGCGACGCCGCACGCGGAATGCCGTTCTGGGCTTTCGGCCTGTTGGCCATCGCC
This genomic window contains:
- a CDS encoding DUF736 family protein; the encoded protein is MATTIATLTQKTDGSLEGVFATIRVNAPIAIIPNANKASEEAPDYRIIHRKTGFEIGAGWNRIARQTGEEYLSVKLEAPEIGVIFGNLAPAPGGEPNRKVILWNNPA
- a CDS encoding DUF2493 domain-containing protein produces the protein MTMNLPLDDGHEPHHASSPTDRFIYEMQIYGYRPFQDEPDPRPLPEEPAVQASLTTIFEALLEMLGETRLEPDLEDLLWSTVNLFHRAGERIQRELQRNEDAQRTGQREQDGSEVKSVELERHIAEGITLLERRNSFEFMRDFAADLFEAQVGSAWRPRTGSKVSHANMTAAMIDSRDFLSARRHAETEVLIPAGTKIAFSGGLDYDDHDAIWNVLDRAHTKFTDMILLHGGSPKGAERIAACWAESRKVTQISFKPNWKKHAKAAPFRRNDDMLSVMPAGVVVFPGSGITGNLADKARRLGIPVWRFGENGV
- a CDS encoding antitoxin Xre/MbcA/ParS toxin-binding domain-containing protein, translating into MAAADKVFTEVSGGGLQKVAALLGGSRFLSRQLTSTLDAHELLLSGLPASALDHLVGQLVFIGKTESLEKAVGMSLRTWQRRKEAPSKPLSQEQSGRAWKFAEILAKATDVLGTQAEAEQWLERPAIGLDQRRPIDLLGTPAGVELVEDYLERLEYGVYA
- a CDS encoding RES domain-containing protein; amino-acid sequence: MTPLPIALGGSELIAWRLDQANYASTWDSGEGAYRVGGRWNSKGVRAVYCSIDPAMAVLEVAVHKGFRALDTVPHMLTAAIITDTSGIHIVDPASVPNPNWLRPGIPGAGQQAFGDDLLRQHRFVAIPSAVSPHSWNLIFVASGAAGAYALKFQEAFALDTRLHPPSAH